A stretch of the Clarias gariepinus isolate MV-2021 ecotype Netherlands chromosome 26, CGAR_prim_01v2, whole genome shotgun sequence genome encodes the following:
- the tfr1b gene encoding transferrin receptor 1b isoform X2 — translation MMAGCINQTNVKFSNIFRKGPGAYRDLTQDQDQIVDGQEISVELKSSGEAEEEMGGSFAQRQQNSDSKWSNVAKIAVVLLFFFIAGYLIGYVSHRKPGVSVLTPVTVSSTTANTEDADEQPETELDNIIPTERFTDWKSVTGALREQLTTTALDKTISDFSSANHQAGSDGDHNLGKKMLEKFQSLGMDTWMDVHYVKLQVPTKENSVSIGSETVANPKGYLAYSAAGTKQGVVVYANYGQKEDLEILQREGLNLTGSIALLRAGQISLAQKVANAARFGLAAVLIYREDTDQELYGQVHLGTGDPYTPGFPSFNHTQFPPSKSSGLPEILAQTITLETARKIYQQMKGKDAPENFKGTLQGVRYTLGGQTNVSVTVNNVLIDTKIYNVFGIIKGFMDPDRYVVLGAQRDSFGPGFAKSTVGTSLLVELARAITAMVKDGFKPRRSMVFASWSGGDFGSIGSTEWLEGYLSSLNLRAFSYISLDSTVSGKNNFKASSSPLLQNLLKKTINELSFISETQRTITQDFGRSDWDKVVLQPMRMEDGAYPFLAFSGIPSVSFRFVSDSASDYKYSGTPLDIREKLNEATDGKLLDVCVSAAQVAGQMALRLVHDHILNLDVNEYTRIIRKNAVRLLKEIHTVEALSPDASSVLKPSWLSSAIGSYSRAVSSLQNEIRNSDLDVPDTCRKINDRIMRVEHNLLSPYVSPKDVPFRHIIFGAGDYSVSALLEHLTSLRQKAVGSDADLFRNQFALITWTIQSCANDLAGDVWALDNLI, via the exons ATGATGGCGGGATGCATTAATCAAACCAACGTGAAGTTTTCGAACATC tTCCGTAAGGGACCCGGGGCGTACAGGGACCTGACCCAGGATCAGGATCAAATTGTGGACGGTCAGGAGATCTCGGTGGAGCTGAAGTCCTCCGGTGAGGCAGAAGAAGAAATGGGTGGATCTTTCGCTCAGAGACAGCAGAACTCTGACAGCAAGTGGAGCAATGTGGCGAAGATCGCCGTCGTCCTTTTGTTCTTCTTTATCGCTG GGTACCTTATTGGTTACGTATCACACCGTAAGCCCGGGGTCTCTGTGCTGACGCCTGTGACGGTGAGCAGCACTACTGCCAACACTGAAGACGCTGATGAACAGCCGGAGACTGAACTGGACAACATTATCCCCACTGAGCGCTTTACAGACTGGAAGAGTGTCACAGGGGCGCTGAGAGAGCAGCTCACTACCACAGCCTTGGATAAAACCATcag TGACTTTTCATCTGCGAACCATCAGGCTGGCAGTGATGGAGACCACAACTTGGGGAAGAAGATGCTGGAGAAGTTCCAGAGTCTGGGCATGGACACGTGGATGGACGTGCACTACGTTAAACTGCAGGTGCCAACCAA GGAGAACAGCGTGTCAATCGGGTCGGAGACAGTCGCAAACCCGAAAGGATATTTAGCTTATAGCGCAGCAGGAACCAAACAG GGAGTGGTGGTGTATGCTAACTACGGCCAAAAGGAAGATCTGGAGATCCTTCAGCGTGAGGGATTGAACCTGACCGGGAGCATCGCTCTGCTGAGGGCTGGGCAGATCAGCCTGGCGCAGAAG GTTGCAAACGCTGCACGCTTCGGTCTCGCTGCGGTTCTAATTTACAGGGAGGACACCGATCAAGAGCTCTACGGCCAG GTTCACCTCGGAACTGGAGATCCATACACTCCTGGGTTTCCTTCTTTCAACCACACCCAGTTCCCTCCTTCTAAATCCTCCGGTCTGCCTGAGATTCTGGCGCAAACCATCACCCTGGAAACGGCTCGCAAAATCTATCA GCAGATGAAAGGAAAGGACGCACCCGAAAATTTCAAAGGAACCCTGCAAGGTGTGAGATACACACTGGGAGGACAGACGAACGTCAGCGTGACGGTTAATAACGTCCTCATTGACACCAAGATTTATAACGTGTTCGGAATCATTAAAGGCTTCATGGATCCAG atCGATACGTGGTGCTCGGCGCGCAGAGAGACTCGTTCGGCCCCGGATTCGCCAAGTCCACCGTGGGCACGTCGCTGCTGGTGGAGCTTGCCAGGGCCATAACCGCCATGGTGAAAG ATGGGTTTAAGCCGAGGAGGAGCATGGTGTTTGCCAGCTGGAGCGGTGGAGATTTCGGCAGCATCGGTTCTACAGAGTGGCTTGAG GGGTACCTCTCCTCCCTCAACCTCAGGGCCTTTAGCTACATCAGTCTGGACTCCACTGTGTCCG GTAAAAATAACTTCAAAGCCTCCTCTAGTCCATTGTTACAGAATCTCCTAAAGAAGACAATAAATGAG CTGTCGTTTATTTCGGAGACACAGCGCACCATTACTCAGGATTTTGGTCGATCAGACTGGGACAAAGTAGT GCTGCAGCCCATGAGGATGGAGGACGGAGCGTATCCTTTCCTGGCCTTCTCCGGAATTCCGTCAGTTTCTTTCCGTTTCGTATCAGACAGC GCCTCAGACTATAAGTATTCTGGAACGCCTCTGGACATCAGAGAAAAGCTGAACGAGGCCACCGATGGAAAGCTCCTGGACGTCTGTGTGTCTGCGGCTCAGGTGGCGGGACAGATGGCGCTCCGGCTCGTCCACGATCACATCCTCAATCTGGATGTTAACGAGTACACGCGCATCATCAGGAAGAACGCAGTCCGGCTCCTGAAGGAGATCCACACC gttGAAGCTCTAAGTCCTGACGCGTCCTCAGTGCTGAAACCATCGTGGCTCTCGTCCGCAATAGGCTCGTACTCCCGCGCCGTCTCTTCTCTGCAGAACGAAATTCGGAACAGTGATCTGGACGTCCCAGATACGTGCCGCAAAATCAACGACCGCATCATGAGG GTGGAGCACAACCTTCTGTCTCCATACGTCTCCCCAAAAGACGTCCCGTTCCGTCACATCATCTTTGGCGCGGGTGATTACAGCGTCAGCGCTCTGCTCGAGCACCTCACCTCCCTCAGACAGAAGGCCGTGGGTTCCGACGCCGATCTGTTCCGTAACCAGTTCGCGCTGATCACCTGGACCATCCAGAGCTGCGCTAACGACCTAGCAGGAGACGTCTGGGCTCTGGACAACCTCATCTGA
- the tfr1b gene encoding transferrin receptor 1b isoform X1 yields the protein MMAGCINQTNVKFSNIFRKGPGAYRDLTQDQDQIVDGQEISVELKSSGEAEEEMGGSFAQRQQNSDSKWSNVAKIAVVLLFFFIAGYLIGYVSHRKPGVSVLTPVTVSSTTANTEDADEQPETELDNIIPTERFTDWKSVTGALREQLTTTALDKTISDFSSANHQAGSDGDHNLGKKMLEKFQSLGMDTWMDVHYVKLQVPTKENSVSIGSETVANPKGYLAYSAAGTKQGVVVYANYGQKEDLEILQREGLNLTGSIALLRAGQISLAQKVANAARFGLAAVLIYREDTDQELYGQVHLGTGDPYTPGFPSFNHTQFPPSKSSGLPEILAQTITLETARKIYQQMKGKDAPENFKGTLQGVRYTLGGQTNVSVTVNNVLIDTKIYNVFGIIKGFMDPDRYVVLGAQRDSFGPGFAKSTVGTSLLVELARAITAMVKDGFKPRRSMVFASWSGGDFGSIGSTEWLEGYLSSLNLRAFSYISLDSTVSGKNNFKASSSPLLQNLLKKTINELSFISETQRTITQDFGRSDWDKVVLQPMRMEDGAYPFLAFSGIPSVSFRFVSDSVSSSPSLLASDYKYSGTPLDIREKLNEATDGKLLDVCVSAAQVAGQMALRLVHDHILNLDVNEYTRIIRKNAVRLLKEIHTVEALSPDASSVLKPSWLSSAIGSYSRAVSSLQNEIRNSDLDVPDTCRKINDRIMRVEHNLLSPYVSPKDVPFRHIIFGAGDYSVSALLEHLTSLRQKAVGSDADLFRNQFALITWTIQSCANDLAGDVWALDNLI from the exons ATGATGGCGGGATGCATTAATCAAACCAACGTGAAGTTTTCGAACATC tTCCGTAAGGGACCCGGGGCGTACAGGGACCTGACCCAGGATCAGGATCAAATTGTGGACGGTCAGGAGATCTCGGTGGAGCTGAAGTCCTCCGGTGAGGCAGAAGAAGAAATGGGTGGATCTTTCGCTCAGAGACAGCAGAACTCTGACAGCAAGTGGAGCAATGTGGCGAAGATCGCCGTCGTCCTTTTGTTCTTCTTTATCGCTG GGTACCTTATTGGTTACGTATCACACCGTAAGCCCGGGGTCTCTGTGCTGACGCCTGTGACGGTGAGCAGCACTACTGCCAACACTGAAGACGCTGATGAACAGCCGGAGACTGAACTGGACAACATTATCCCCACTGAGCGCTTTACAGACTGGAAGAGTGTCACAGGGGCGCTGAGAGAGCAGCTCACTACCACAGCCTTGGATAAAACCATcag TGACTTTTCATCTGCGAACCATCAGGCTGGCAGTGATGGAGACCACAACTTGGGGAAGAAGATGCTGGAGAAGTTCCAGAGTCTGGGCATGGACACGTGGATGGACGTGCACTACGTTAAACTGCAGGTGCCAACCAA GGAGAACAGCGTGTCAATCGGGTCGGAGACAGTCGCAAACCCGAAAGGATATTTAGCTTATAGCGCAGCAGGAACCAAACAG GGAGTGGTGGTGTATGCTAACTACGGCCAAAAGGAAGATCTGGAGATCCTTCAGCGTGAGGGATTGAACCTGACCGGGAGCATCGCTCTGCTGAGGGCTGGGCAGATCAGCCTGGCGCAGAAG GTTGCAAACGCTGCACGCTTCGGTCTCGCTGCGGTTCTAATTTACAGGGAGGACACCGATCAAGAGCTCTACGGCCAG GTTCACCTCGGAACTGGAGATCCATACACTCCTGGGTTTCCTTCTTTCAACCACACCCAGTTCCCTCCTTCTAAATCCTCCGGTCTGCCTGAGATTCTGGCGCAAACCATCACCCTGGAAACGGCTCGCAAAATCTATCA GCAGATGAAAGGAAAGGACGCACCCGAAAATTTCAAAGGAACCCTGCAAGGTGTGAGATACACACTGGGAGGACAGACGAACGTCAGCGTGACGGTTAATAACGTCCTCATTGACACCAAGATTTATAACGTGTTCGGAATCATTAAAGGCTTCATGGATCCAG atCGATACGTGGTGCTCGGCGCGCAGAGAGACTCGTTCGGCCCCGGATTCGCCAAGTCCACCGTGGGCACGTCGCTGCTGGTGGAGCTTGCCAGGGCCATAACCGCCATGGTGAAAG ATGGGTTTAAGCCGAGGAGGAGCATGGTGTTTGCCAGCTGGAGCGGTGGAGATTTCGGCAGCATCGGTTCTACAGAGTGGCTTGAG GGGTACCTCTCCTCCCTCAACCTCAGGGCCTTTAGCTACATCAGTCTGGACTCCACTGTGTCCG GTAAAAATAACTTCAAAGCCTCCTCTAGTCCATTGTTACAGAATCTCCTAAAGAAGACAATAAATGAG CTGTCGTTTATTTCGGAGACACAGCGCACCATTACTCAGGATTTTGGTCGATCAGACTGGGACAAAGTAGT GCTGCAGCCCATGAGGATGGAGGACGGAGCGTATCCTTTCCTGGCCTTCTCCGGAATTCCGTCAGTTTCTTTCCGTTTCGTATCAGACAGCGTGAGTTCGTCTCCCTCATTATTG GCCTCAGACTATAAGTATTCTGGAACGCCTCTGGACATCAGAGAAAAGCTGAACGAGGCCACCGATGGAAAGCTCCTGGACGTCTGTGTGTCTGCGGCTCAGGTGGCGGGACAGATGGCGCTCCGGCTCGTCCACGATCACATCCTCAATCTGGATGTTAACGAGTACACGCGCATCATCAGGAAGAACGCAGTCCGGCTCCTGAAGGAGATCCACACC gttGAAGCTCTAAGTCCTGACGCGTCCTCAGTGCTGAAACCATCGTGGCTCTCGTCCGCAATAGGCTCGTACTCCCGCGCCGTCTCTTCTCTGCAGAACGAAATTCGGAACAGTGATCTGGACGTCCCAGATACGTGCCGCAAAATCAACGACCGCATCATGAGG GTGGAGCACAACCTTCTGTCTCCATACGTCTCCCCAAAAGACGTCCCGTTCCGTCACATCATCTTTGGCGCGGGTGATTACAGCGTCAGCGCTCTGCTCGAGCACCTCACCTCCCTCAGACAGAAGGCCGTGGGTTCCGACGCCGATCTGTTCCGTAACCAGTTCGCGCTGATCACCTGGACCATCCAGAGCTGCGCTAACGACCTAGCAGGAGACGTCTGGGCTCTGGACAACCTCATCTGA